ATTGGCGGCAAAATGGCCAAGCTGGACAAGACCTTCCCCACGGTAGACTGCTCGGCCTGTATTCTTGGCCCCAAGATGGTGGACGTGGCCCAGCACTCCAACATCACGCTCTACGCCTATTCCGAAGTGGAAGACATTTCGGGCTATGTGGGCAACTTCACGGTCAAGATCCGCAAACGCACCACCTATGTAGATTGGAACCTTTGCACGGGCTGCGGTGCCTGCACCGAAAAATGCCCCAGCAAAAAAACGCCCGACGGCTTTAATGAGCTCATAAGCAATACCACGGCCATCACCATCGCCTTCCCCCAGGCCATTCCCAAGAAGGCCGTCATCAACGCCGCCCATTGCCGCCAGTTCGTCAAGGGCAAATGCGGCGTGTGCGCCAAGATATGCCCCACCGGGGCCATCAAGTATGACATGGAAGACGAGATCATCACCGAAGAGGTGGGCAGCATCGTGGCCGCCACCGGGTATGATCTTATGGACTGGACCATATATCAGGAATACGGCGGCGGCGCGTACCCCGACGTTATCACGTCCTTGCAGTACGAGCGCCTGCTCAACGCCTCCGGCCCCACCGCCGGGCACATCAAGCGCCCCTCGGACGGCAAGGAACCCAAGAACATCGTTTTCGTGCAGTGCGTGGGTTCGCGCGACAAGTCCATCGGGCGTCCCTACTGCTCGGGCTTCTGCTGCATGTACACGGCCAAGCAGGCCATTCTGACCAAGGACCACATCCCCGATTCCCAGTCCTACGTCTTCTATATGGACATCCGCGCCGCAGGCAAGATGTACGACGAGTTCACCCGCCGCACCATGGAAGAATACGGCACGGAATATATCCGCGGGCGCGTCTCGCAGATTTATCCCGACGGGCAGGGCCAGCTTGTGGTTATGGGCGTGGACACGCTCATGGGTCAGGCCATTGAAGTCAAGGCCGACCTCGTGGTGCTTGCAGTGGGCATCGAGGCCAGCAAGGGCGCGCCCCAGCTGGCTGAAAAGCTGCGCATCTCTTACGACAGCTACGGCTTCTTTATGGAAAGCCATGTGAAGCTCAAGCCTGTGGAAACCAACACCGCAGGCGTATATCTGGCTGGCGTGTGCCAAGGCACCAAGGACATTCCCGCCTCCGTGGCCCAGGGGTCGGCGGCGGCGGCAAAGGTGCTGGCGCTCTTCTCCAAGGACAAGCTGGAAAGTGATCCGCAGATCGCCCAGGTGGACATGCGCCGCTGCGTCAACTGCGGCAAGTGCATCCAGTGCTGCCCCTTCGGGGCCATCAAGGAAGTGGAATTCCGGGGTGAGGGCAAGGCTCAGGTTATCGAAACCGTCTGCCAAGGCTGCGGCCTCTGCACGGCCACCTGCCCGCAGGGCGCCATTCAGCTTTCACACGCCACAGACAACCAGATCCTTGCGGAGGTTAACGCGCTATGCCAGTGTTAGAAGGCAAAGAATTGCGGATTGTGGGTTTTCTCTGCAACTGGTGCTCCTATGGCGGCGCCGACACTGCTGGTGTGGCCCGCGCCACACAGCCCACGGATCTGCGTATCATACGCGTGCCCTGCTCGGGCCGCATCGACCCCTTGTTCATCGTCAAAGCCCTGCTTAACGGGGCGGACGGCGTGCTGGTTTCCGGCTGCCATCCGCGTGACTGCCACTATGCGGCTGGCAACTTCTACGCCCGCCGCCGTCTTGAAGTGCTCAAGCAGTTTTTGCCCGTGCTCGGCATTGACGACCGCCGCTTTGAATACACCTGGGTTTCGGCTTCCGAAGGCCAGCGCTGGCAGCAGGTGGTAACGGTCTTTACCGACCGCATCCACAAGCTTGGCCCCGCGCCCAGCCTGGAAGACCCCGAACCGCTGCTCAAGATTGCCGACATGGCGCTGACCTCCCTGCGGCCTCTGGGCACAGGACAGGCATCGGCCCTTGGCGAACTCAAGGACGCAATCAAAGCCAAGCTGCCCGAACTGGATATGGTTCTCGGCTGGGGCGAAGGCTACGACGCCGCCCACACCGTGCCCATTTTCATGAAAAAGCCCGAAGACGTGGACAAGCTCGTGTGGGGGCCATTCAACGTCAACAACCTTGCCGTGTACCTGCCGTCCTTCAAGGGCAAAAAGGTGGGCATCGTGGTCAAGGGCTGTGACTCGCGCTCTGTGGTTGAGCTGCTTCAAGAAAAGCTCATCCGCCGCGAAGACGTGACCATCTTCGCCATGCCCTGCGAGGGCACGCTGGATATGGCCCGCGTCAATCAGGGCCTTGGCCGTTATACAAAGATCGACAAGGTGGAATATGACGAAGCCGGGGTTACCATCACGGCTGACGGCAAGCCCACCCGCTTCTGCATGACGGATTACGCGCAGGGCAAATGCTACGGCTGTACCACGCCTTCGGCTGTTCTGGCCGATACGCGCCTTGGCGTCCCCGCCAAGGTTGAAGCTGGCCCGTACACCCCGCCGGAACTGGCCCTGCTGGACTCAATGAGCCTTGAAGAGCGCATGGCCTTCTGGCGCGGCCAGATGGACCGTTGCCTGCGCTGCTATGCCTGCCGTAACGCCTGCCCCATGTGCGTCTGCCGCGACTTCTGCGTTTCTGACAGCCGCGACCCGCACTGGATGACGCAGGACGACAGCGTGAAGGAAAAACTGTTCTTCCAGACCATACACGCCATGCATCTTGCCGGGCGCTGCACGGGCTGCGGCGAATGCCAGCGGGCCTGCCCCGTGGGTATTCCCATTCTGGCCCTGCGTCAGCAGATCGGGCGCGCCGTGGGCCAGCTCTTTGACGGCTACAAGTCGGGCATCAATGCCGAGGCCGTGCCGCCGCTTCTGGGCTATGAAGTGGAAGAAAAGAACATCCATGAGAGGGACTGGAAATGAGCATGACCCGATTTGTAACCCCCGACGGTTTGCCCGCCTTTCTGGCCTTTCTCTCACAACAGGGCAACCGCGTGCTTGTGCCCGTGGAAAAGCCCGCGGCCAAGCGTTCCATAGTGTTTGAACCGTGGCGCGAAGGCATGCCCTTTACCCTTGAAAAGGCCACCGTGCCCGCCAAGGAAGCCGTGCTGCCCCAGAGTGAAACCCTGGTGCGCTACAAGAAAAGCAGAGACCCGGAAAATCCCAGCCGCATATCAATGCAGCTTGACGACAAACCCGAGGCCGAAGCCACAGTGGTTTTTGCCACACGTCCCTGTGACGCGCGTGGCTATGCCATCCTTGACCGGCCCTACCTCAAGGGTCCCTTTGCCGACCCTTACTACAAGGCCCGGCGCGAGGCGCTTACCGTCATCAGCCTGACCTGCAACTCCGGCTGCAACACCTGCTTCTGCCACTGGGTTGGCGGCGGCCCCACCTCGCCTGAAGGTTCGGACATTCTCATGACCGAAATCGAAGGCGGCTATGTGCTTCAGGGCATTACGCCCAAGGGTGAGGAACTGCTGGCTGCATCCACGCTGGAAGACGGCGCAGACCGCTTCTCCAAGGTTGAGGAAGTGCGCAAGGCGGCCTGGGCCAGTCTTGTGCCTGCCCCCAATATCAAGGAAGCCCCGGAAAAACTGGCGGCCATGTTTACGGATGTGGAGTTCTGGCAAGACCAGACCGACCGTTGCCTGTCCTGCGGCGCGTGCACCTACTTCTGCCCCACCTGCTACTGCTTCAACATCACCGACGAAGGTGAAGGTTTGAGCGAAAAAGGCGGACGCCGCCTGCGCAGCTGGGACAACTGCATGTCGTCGCTGTTCACGCGTGAGGCCAGCGGGCATAACCCCCGCACCATAAAGGCCTTCCGCATGCGCAACCGTGTTTCGCACAAGTACTCCACCTATCCTGAAAACTGGGGTTCATTCTCATGCAGCGGCTGTGGCCGGTGCATCAGCAACTGCCCCGTCTGTCTGGACATCCGCGCCATCGTACTGGCAGCGCTGGAAGCCAAGCAGCCCAAAGCCGAGTAGGAG
The Desulfovibrio intestinalis DNA segment above includes these coding regions:
- a CDS encoding CoB--CoM heterodisulfide reductase iron-sulfur subunit A family protein; this translates as MRIGVFICHCGSNIAGTVDCAKVAEIARSYPDVVYADDPMYTCAEPGQAAIEAAIHEHKLDGVVVASCSPRMHEPTFRRTVERAGLNRYMLEMANIREHVSWIGRDMNANTNKSAELVLLAVEKLRNNRPLLAKSFDVNKRVLVIGAGVAGIQAALDCADGGVPVVLVERDATIGGKMAKLDKTFPTVDCSACILGPKMVDVAQHSNITLYAYSEVEDISGYVGNFTVKIRKRTTYVDWNLCTGCGACTEKCPSKKTPDGFNELISNTTAITIAFPQAIPKKAVINAAHCRQFVKGKCGVCAKICPTGAIKYDMEDEIITEEVGSIVAATGYDLMDWTIYQEYGGGAYPDVITSLQYERLLNASGPTAGHIKRPSDGKEPKNIVFVQCVGSRDKSIGRPYCSGFCCMYTAKQAILTKDHIPDSQSYVFYMDIRAAGKMYDEFTRRTMEEYGTEYIRGRVSQIYPDGQGQLVVMGVDTLMGQAIEVKADLVVLAVGIEASKGAPQLAEKLRISYDSYGFFMESHVKLKPVETNTAGVYLAGVCQGTKDIPASVAQGSAAAAKVLALFSKDKLESDPQIAQVDMRRCVNCGKCIQCCPFGAIKEVEFRGEGKAQVIETVCQGCGLCTATCPQGAIQLSHATDNQILAEVNALCQC
- a CDS encoding hydrogenase iron-sulfur subunit; the protein is MPVLEGKELRIVGFLCNWCSYGGADTAGVARATQPTDLRIIRVPCSGRIDPLFIVKALLNGADGVLVSGCHPRDCHYAAGNFYARRRLEVLKQFLPVLGIDDRRFEYTWVSASEGQRWQQVVTVFTDRIHKLGPAPSLEDPEPLLKIADMALTSLRPLGTGQASALGELKDAIKAKLPELDMVLGWGEGYDAAHTVPIFMKKPEDVDKLVWGPFNVNNLAVYLPSFKGKKVGIVVKGCDSRSVVELLQEKLIRREDVTIFAMPCEGTLDMARVNQGLGRYTKIDKVEYDEAGVTITADGKPTRFCMTDYAQGKCYGCTTPSAVLADTRLGVPAKVEAGPYTPPELALLDSMSLEERMAFWRGQMDRCLRCYACRNACPMCVCRDFCVSDSRDPHWMTQDDSVKEKLFFQTIHAMHLAGRCTGCGECQRACPVGIPILALRQQIGRAVGQLFDGYKSGINAEAVPPLLGYEVEEKNIHERDWK
- a CDS encoding 4Fe-4S dicluster domain-containing protein; the encoded protein is MSMTRFVTPDGLPAFLAFLSQQGNRVLVPVEKPAAKRSIVFEPWREGMPFTLEKATVPAKEAVLPQSETLVRYKKSRDPENPSRISMQLDDKPEAEATVVFATRPCDARGYAILDRPYLKGPFADPYYKARREALTVISLTCNSGCNTCFCHWVGGGPTSPEGSDILMTEIEGGYVLQGITPKGEELLAASTLEDGADRFSKVEEVRKAAWASLVPAPNIKEAPEKLAAMFTDVEFWQDQTDRCLSCGACTYFCPTCYCFNITDEGEGLSEKGGRRLRSWDNCMSSLFTREASGHNPRTIKAFRMRNRVSHKYSTYPENWGSFSCSGCGRCISNCPVCLDIRAIVLAALEAKQPKAE